A region of uncultured Draconibacterium sp. DNA encodes the following proteins:
- a CDS encoding MFS transporter, whose translation MKNSEIKKYYTLLSLYLAQSIPMSFFSTVIPVIMRMENYSLESIGYIQLIKLPWILKMLWAPMVDKTSKNKRHYRRWIIMSEAFYALIIMSVGYLNLQTDFTTIIILMVIAFTASATQDIATDAFAILILNKNERSLGNSMQSAGSFIGTMMGSGVLLIIYHYFGWLWLLRSLGLFVLFALIPVSLYNARNGKEPDRSTKNVSPLEFIYFFRQKKIGAHLLLLFLFYSGIIGILTMIKPYFVDLGYDIKEIGIISGIFGTACGVIMTVPAGFLLRKKGITKAVWIFPVINVLVAVFFFGLTYTNHALWLVYLGVALLWGAYAMSSVFVYTMSMHVVRKGREGTDFTIQIVITHLSSLVIAIMSGKVADALTYRGLFAIEIGLGILILVLLPFIFRKSFYLKYEQETD comes from the coding sequence ATGAAGAATAGCGAAATAAAAAAATATTATACGCTGCTGAGCCTCTACCTGGCGCAGTCGATCCCGATGAGTTTTTTCTCTACGGTGATCCCCGTGATCATGCGAATGGAAAACTACTCGCTGGAATCCATCGGTTATATTCAGTTGATAAAACTGCCGTGGATTCTGAAAATGCTGTGGGCGCCGATGGTGGATAAAACCAGTAAAAACAAACGGCACTACCGCAGGTGGATCATTATGTCGGAGGCTTTTTATGCGCTCATCATCATGTCGGTTGGTTATTTAAACCTGCAAACCGATTTTACCACCATTATTATTCTGATGGTAATTGCTTTTACCGCTTCGGCAACGCAGGACATTGCCACCGATGCTTTTGCCATTCTTATTCTGAACAAAAACGAACGTAGCCTCGGAAACAGCATGCAATCGGCCGGAAGTTTTATCGGAACCATGATGGGCAGCGGTGTTTTACTCATTATCTACCATTATTTTGGTTGGTTGTGGTTATTGCGCTCGCTCGGTTTGTTTGTGTTGTTTGCACTCATTCCGGTTTCGTTGTACAACGCCCGTAATGGAAAAGAACCCGATCGTTCAACAAAAAATGTATCGCCACTGGAGTTTATCTACTTTTTCAGGCAGAAAAAAATCGGCGCTCATCTTTTGTTGCTCTTCCTGTTTTATTCAGGAATAATCGGGATTTTAACTATGATAAAACCCTACTTTGTCGATCTGGGTTACGACATTAAAGAAATTGGAATTATCTCCGGAATATTCGGAACGGCCTGCGGTGTTATCATGACCGTTCCTGCTGGGTTTCTGCTCCGCAAAAAAGGAATTACAAAAGCGGTGTGGATATTTCCGGTAATCAATGTGCTGGTGGCCGTTTTCTTTTTCGGATTAACCTATACCAATCATGCCTTATGGCTGGTTTATTTGGGTGTTGCGTTGCTTTGGGGGGCTTACGCCATGTCGTCGGTATTTGTGTATACCATGAGCATGCACGTGGTTCGAAAGGGGCGCGAAGGAACCGATTTTACCATTCAGATAGTTATTACACACCTCAGCAGCCTTGTTATTGCCATAATGAGCGGAAAAGTGGCCGATGCGCTTACCTACCGCGGGCTGTTTGCCATAGAAATAGGGCTCGGAATACTTATTCTTGTCCTGTTGCCATTTATCTTCAGAAAAAGTTTTTACCTGAAGTATGAACAAGAAACCGATTAA
- the hemG gene encoding protoporphyrinogen oxidase, producing the protein MQKNQLNIAVIGAGLTGLTTAFYLKKFGFEVTVFEKNDQAGGVIKTHRKNGFVFESGPNTGSMSQEEAAELFEDLADDCKLEYANKSAEARWIWMGDKWHEMEMGGLKAITTPLFTWYDKFRILGEPFRKPGTDPNETIADMVRRRMGKSFLRNAVDPFLSGVYAGDPEKLVTRFALPKLYWLEQNYGSFIGGSIKQKKARKKEPPRKANRQVFSVENGLDNLIKALVKNIGDENIKLGCKNLEVNTSGNQDFSVDGKSFTHVVSTAGSHALENLFPFFPKEKMQAIDKMTYAKVTQVVLGFNNWKGIPIKSFGGLVPSAEKRDVLGILLPGSFLKNRAPENGALLSVFMGGIKRPEMFGYSDDKIKEIAEREVRDMMGLDSFEPDLLEIFRYPNAIPQYSFESEEKLQAITDLETEFKGLTLAGNMRDGIGMADRIKQGRTIANQFATDYL; encoded by the coding sequence ATGCAAAAAAACCAACTAAACATTGCCGTTATTGGGGCAGGACTAACCGGACTTACTACAGCTTTTTACCTTAAAAAATTTGGTTTTGAGGTAACGGTTTTTGAAAAAAATGACCAGGCTGGTGGTGTAATTAAAACCCACCGGAAAAATGGTTTTGTTTTCGAATCAGGGCCAAATACCGGTTCGATGAGTCAGGAAGAAGCTGCGGAGCTTTTTGAAGATCTGGCCGATGATTGTAAACTCGAATATGCCAATAAAAGCGCCGAAGCACGCTGGATTTGGATGGGCGATAAGTGGCACGAAATGGAAATGGGCGGTTTAAAAGCCATCACCACTCCCCTTTTTACGTGGTACGACAAGTTTCGTATTTTGGGAGAACCCTTTCGTAAACCGGGAACTGATCCGAATGAAACAATTGCCGATATGGTGCGCCGCCGAATGGGAAAAAGCTTTTTACGAAATGCTGTCGACCCTTTTCTTTCGGGCGTTTATGCCGGCGATCCGGAAAAGCTGGTAACACGTTTTGCTTTGCCTAAACTTTATTGGCTGGAGCAAAACTACGGCAGTTTTATTGGCGGAAGCATTAAGCAAAAAAAAGCACGTAAAAAAGAACCACCACGAAAAGCGAATCGCCAGGTATTTTCGGTTGAAAACGGACTGGATAACCTGATAAAAGCGCTGGTAAAAAATATTGGCGACGAAAATATTAAGTTGGGCTGTAAAAATCTGGAAGTAAATACATCCGGAAATCAGGATTTTTCGGTTGATGGAAAATCATTTACTCATGTTGTTTCAACTGCCGGATCGCATGCGCTGGAAAATCTTTTCCCCTTCTTTCCGAAAGAAAAAATGCAGGCCATTGATAAAATGACCTACGCCAAAGTTACGCAGGTGGTGCTTGGTTTTAACAACTGGAAAGGAATCCCGATTAAATCCTTTGGAGGACTGGTTCCTTCGGCAGAAAAACGCGATGTACTGGGTATTCTGTTGCCGGGCTCATTTCTGAAAAACCGTGCACCGGAAAATGGTGCTTTACTTTCTGTATTTATGGGCGGTATTAAAAGACCGGAAATGTTCGGGTACTCTGATGATAAAATAAAAGAAATTGCGGAACGTGAGGTACGCGACATGATGGGGCTCGACAGTTTTGAACCTGATCTTTTGGAAATTTTCAGATACCCAAATGCCATTCCGCAATACAGTTTTGAAAGTGAAGAAAAACTTCAGGCCATCACCGATTTAGAGACCGAGTTTAAAGGCCTCACCCTGGCCGGAAATATGCGCGACGGAATTGGAATGGCCGACCGGATAAAACAAGGAAGAACAATTGCTAACCAATTTGCAACGGATTATTTATGA
- the hemH gene encoding ferrochelatase, with protein MKTKTAVLLMNVGSPDKPTVPAVRKYLTEFLNDERVIDLPYLLRKFLVNAIIIPFRVKNSTKLYRQLWTKKGSPLIYISEELKQNLQEELGDDYEVFMGMRYGNPGYKAALAEIKKKGFGKLILLPLFPHHAMSTTETSLVAAQKEIKKLGLKAEVSEVGQFYHDPKFIDAFAERIQQYNLKDYDHIIFSYHGLPNRHLEKCHPGIKVENCNCQNAMPEHGALCYRATVYETSRLLAAQLNLQPEQYSVGFQSRLSKNWLTPFTDELLAEKLAEGKKKILIAAPSFVTDCLETTLELGVEYGEEFLDKGGEKLQLVDSLNTEKSWVETLAYLVRKSIL; from the coding sequence ATGAAGACAAAAACAGCTGTTTTGTTGATGAACGTTGGTAGCCCCGACAAACCAACCGTTCCTGCAGTTCGGAAATACCTCACCGAGTTTTTAAACGACGAGCGTGTTATCGATCTTCCGTACTTGCTTCGTAAATTTTTGGTAAACGCGATTATCATTCCGTTCAGAGTAAAAAATTCAACCAAATTATACCGGCAGTTGTGGACTAAAAAGGGTTCGCCGCTGATTTATATTTCGGAGGAGTTGAAGCAAAACTTGCAGGAAGAACTGGGTGATGATTACGAAGTTTTTATGGGAATGCGCTATGGAAATCCGGGTTACAAAGCGGCGTTGGCGGAAATTAAAAAGAAGGGCTTCGGGAAGTTGATTTTGTTACCGCTTTTTCCGCATCATGCCATGTCAACCACTGAAACATCGTTGGTTGCTGCACAAAAGGAAATAAAAAAGCTGGGGTTAAAAGCAGAGGTAAGTGAGGTTGGGCAATTTTACCACGATCCTAAATTTATTGATGCTTTTGCCGAGCGCATTCAACAATATAACCTGAAGGATTACGACCATATTATTTTTTCGTATCATGGATTGCCAAACCGGCATTTGGAAAAGTGCCATCCGGGAATTAAAGTGGAAAATTGCAACTGTCAAAATGCAATGCCAGAACATGGTGCTTTGTGTTACCGCGCCACAGTTTATGAGACTTCGCGTTTGTTGGCAGCCCAATTAAACCTGCAGCCCGAGCAGTATTCAGTAGGATTTCAGTCGCGTTTATCGAAAAACTGGCTAACACCATTCACCGATGAACTTTTGGCAGAAAAACTGGCGGAAGGCAAAAAGAAAATACTGATAGCCGCACCTTCGTTTGTTACCGACTGCCTGGAAACAACACTGGAACTTGGCGTTGAATACGGCGAAGAATTCCTGGATAAAGGCGGAGAAAAATTACAACTGGTTGATAGTTTAAACACCGAAAAAAGCTGGGTAGAAACACTTGCATACCTGGTTCGCAAAAGCATTTTATAA
- a CDS encoding NAD-dependent succinate-semialdehyde dehydrogenase: MLKSINPVTNEIVKTYQKHSEEGVEKIINSVDKIWHHWRSTSFHHRGQLMQNAASILRSKKEELALLMAQEMGKVKSEGIAEIEKCAWVCEYYAANAESFLENETIATQASKSYVSYQPLGTILAVMPWNFPFWQVFRFAAPTLMAGNTAILKHASNVPGCAVAIEEIFREAGFPENVFRSLLIGSPMVEKVIKHKAVKAVSLTGSTPAGKSVAAFAGAELKKCVLELGGSDPYLILKDADLELAAKKCAAGRLLNAGQSCIGAKRFIVEETVYAHFLELFTHEMNAAHFGDPFDEESTMGPMAREDLRDELHQQVVDSVNKGAEVIIGGEIPHRKGAFYPPTILENVKPGMPAYEEELFGPVASVIKVKDEQEAIRVANDTDFGLGAAVFTQNLKKGEHIAEMELEAGACFVNDFVKSDPRLPFGGIKTSGFGRELSVHGIKEFMNVKTVFVK; encoded by the coding sequence ATGCTAAAATCGATTAATCCGGTAACAAACGAAATAGTAAAAACCTATCAAAAACACTCTGAAGAAGGTGTTGAAAAGATCATCAATTCAGTAGATAAAATCTGGCATCACTGGCGAAGTACTTCCTTTCATCACCGGGGGCAGCTGATGCAAAATGCAGCCAGTATTTTACGCAGCAAAAAAGAAGAACTGGCTTTGCTGATGGCACAGGAAATGGGGAAAGTAAAAAGCGAAGGAATTGCAGAGATTGAAAAGTGTGCCTGGGTTTGCGAGTATTATGCCGCCAACGCCGAATCATTCCTCGAAAACGAAACCATAGCCACACAGGCCAGCAAATCGTATGTTTCGTACCAGCCGTTGGGTACTATTTTAGCCGTTATGCCCTGGAATTTTCCGTTTTGGCAGGTATTTCGTTTTGCGGCTCCAACGCTTATGGCGGGCAACACGGCCATACTGAAACATGCCAGCAATGTACCGGGATGTGCCGTAGCCATCGAAGAGATTTTCCGTGAAGCCGGTTTTCCTGAAAATGTGTTTCGCTCGTTGTTAATCGGAAGCCCGATGGTTGAAAAGGTGATTAAACACAAGGCCGTAAAAGCAGTTAGCCTTACGGGAAGTACACCGGCCGGAAAAAGTGTTGCCGCGTTTGCCGGTGCCGAATTGAAAAAATGCGTGCTGGAATTGGGAGGCAGCGATCCGTACCTGATTTTAAAAGATGCTGATTTAGAATTGGCCGCAAAAAAGTGTGCTGCCGGCCGCCTGTTAAATGCCGGACAAAGTTGTATCGGTGCCAAACGTTTTATCGTGGAAGAAACGGTTTACGCGCATTTCCTCGAGCTTTTTACCCATGAAATGAATGCAGCACACTTTGGCGATCCGTTCGACGAGGAAAGTACAATGGGACCAATGGCACGCGAAGATCTGCGTGACGAGTTACACCAACAGGTTGTTGATTCGGTGAATAAAGGCGCTGAAGTGATTATAGGCGGCGAAATTCCGCATCGTAAGGGGGCTTTTTATCCGCCAACCATTCTTGAAAATGTGAAGCCGGGAATGCCGGCGTATGAGGAAGAATTGTTTGGGCCGGTGGCTTCGGTAATAAAAGTTAAAGATGAACAAGAAGCCATACGCGTAGCCAACGACACCGATTTTGGTTTGGGAGCTGCTGTGTTTACACAAAATCTTAAAAAAGGCGAACATATCGCCGAAATGGAACTGGAAGCCGGTGCCTGTTTTGTAAACGACTTTGTAAAATCGGATCCGCGTTTACCTTTTGGCGGCATAAAAACCAGCGGATTTGGCCGTGAACTTTCGGTACACGGTATCAAGGAATTTATGAATGTAAAAACGGTTTTTGTAAAGTAG
- the hemN gene encoding oxygen-independent coproporphyrinogen III oxidase — translation MKVSQKLIEKYNTPVPRYTSYPPANFFSPEFTPEEYVKVLEQSNSENPQNISIYIHIPFCPKICYFCGCNTHLTRDKNKMEVYVDALKKEIRMVKKLLSDDRKVSQVHWGGGTPNSLSIELVEDIMNVIHELFEFIPKPEIAMECHPAMLDKDYIDRLVALKFNRFSLGIQDFNKEVLDNVNRDPSILPEEDLVAMIRSHEGTSVNFDFIYGLPFQDEASFAKTIERAISLSPDRLVTFSYAHVPWVKKAQKILDARGLPTATKKLAMFEVGYRLLTENGYDAIGLDHFARPDDELSIAFKNKTLHRNFQGYCTRETTGQVYAFGATGISQLENAYAQNAKDTNTYVDQINAGKFTIEKGYQLNETEKIIRHVINEVMCNYYISWEEAAQVLQTTPDVIKQSIVYDEAFLAGFVEEGLLSVSKDELHVSKQGRFFVRNIAASLDPNMRNATLKFSKAL, via the coding sequence ATGAAAGTATCACAAAAGCTAATAGAAAAATACAACACCCCGGTACCGCGATATACAAGTTATCCGCCGGCAAATTTCTTTTCTCCCGAGTTTACACCGGAAGAATACGTAAAAGTGTTGGAACAATCCAATTCAGAGAATCCACAGAATATTTCCATTTATATCCACATACCGTTTTGCCCGAAGATCTGTTATTTCTGCGGCTGTAACACGCATCTTACGCGCGACAAAAACAAAATGGAGGTTTATGTTGATGCGCTGAAAAAAGAGATCCGCATGGTGAAAAAGCTGCTGAGCGACGACCGAAAGGTATCGCAGGTGCACTGGGGAGGCGGAACTCCAAACTCCTTGTCGATTGAGTTGGTGGAAGACATTATGAATGTGATTCATGAGCTTTTCGAGTTTATTCCAAAACCGGAAATTGCCATGGAATGTCATCCGGCGATGCTGGATAAAGATTATATCGATCGCCTGGTTGCGCTAAAATTTAACCGTTTTAGTTTGGGTATTCAGGATTTTAACAAAGAAGTTCTGGACAATGTAAACCGCGATCCGTCGATTCTTCCCGAGGAAGATTTGGTGGCCATGATCCGCAGTCACGAGGGTACCAGCGTGAATTTCGATTTTATCTACGGTCTTCCATTTCAGGATGAAGCATCGTTTGCAAAAACGATCGAGCGCGCTATTAGTCTGTCGCCCGATCGTTTGGTAACGTTCTCGTATGCACACGTGCCCTGGGTGAAAAAAGCACAAAAAATATTGGATGCACGCGGTTTACCAACGGCAACTAAAAAGCTGGCCATGTTTGAGGTGGGATATCGTTTGTTAACTGAAAACGGCTACGATGCGATTGGTCTCGACCATTTTGCCCGCCCCGATGACGAACTGAGTATTGCCTTTAAAAACAAAACGCTGCACCGTAATTTCCAGGGGTATTGTACCCGCGAAACAACCGGTCAGGTTTATGCTTTTGGAGCCACCGGAATCAGCCAACTGGAAAATGCTTACGCACAAAATGCCAAGGACACCAATACCTACGTTGACCAGATCAACGCCGGTAAATTCACCATTGAAAAGGGTTATCAGCTGAATGAAACCGAGAAGATCATTCGTCACGTCATTAACGAAGTGATGTGCAACTATTATATTTCGTGGGAAGAAGCTGCGCAAGTGCTACAAACAACTCCCGACGTCATCAAACAAAGCATTGTTTACGACGAGGCATTCCTTGCCGGTTTTGTTGAAGAAGGACTTTTATCCGTTTCGAAAGACGAACTGCACGTTAGTAAACAAGGACGGTTCTTTGTGCGAAACATCGCAGCCAGCCTTGATCCGAACATGCGGAATGCAACCTTAAAATTCTCAAAAGCACTATAA
- a CDS encoding TonB-dependent receptor gives MKNFYALLFMALLINNTVSAQQDEKSDSIKHYQLEDIEIKSPKYNRNIFNIPAAATMVPERLIENNKVEDLTAVSAIVPNFFMPDYGSKLTSPVYIRGVGNRINTPSVGLYVDGIPYFEKSAFNFDFFDIQQIEVLRGPQGTLYGRNAMGGLINIISRQPNDERLTEIATDYGNYNQLNAQISHNQPISKSFAVLGNLGLRHNDGFFTNQYDNKKADELDSYSGRLKLLFTPGSRFKATANLQYEDSHQSGYPYAIYNDETNEVSEVNYNRESGYDRKLLSSGLNLAYAADNYQIRAVSSFQSVTDEQGIDQDFTTTDLYFVTQDQDIDMFSQEINIQSYENETYEWLFGAFAFHQGLDKEVHLEMGIDQLANMPFDEYSYTKYYDNSNSGLAFFHQSTLKFGELSLTAGIRADYEKATLDYVYDRSLNGNLKNEEAFESDMDFFEILPKLAVKYSISEYLVPYATIAKGYNSGGFNSTFERDEDRSFDPERSWNYEAGIKTKWLKQRIYANLALFYIDWDNQQIYQTVPSGTGSMLTNAGKSESKGVEFEIKALPAQNLETWLAFGYNDAKFVEYEKNENEIYNGNYLPYVPRFSFNMGGNYTIAVNSSWLEQIRLHLTYNGFGKHYWKETNIAYQDYYGLLNSRISFDTKNIQLSFWGKNILDADYNSFYFQAIGNSYAQSGKPATMGVNVKVNF, from the coding sequence ATGAAAAATTTTTATGCCTTACTCTTTATGGCATTGCTGATTAACAACACAGTAAGTGCCCAACAAGATGAAAAAAGCGACTCCATAAAACATTATCAGTTAGAAGATATTGAAATAAAATCGCCAAAATACAACCGAAACATTTTTAATATTCCGGCAGCGGCAACAATGGTTCCCGAGCGGCTTATTGAAAACAACAAGGTAGAAGACCTGACAGCTGTTTCCGCTATTGTTCCCAACTTTTTTATGCCCGATTACGGATCGAAACTTACTTCGCCGGTATACATTCGCGGGGTTGGCAACCGCATAAATACGCCTTCGGTAGGTTTGTATGTCGATGGTATTCCCTACTTCGAAAAATCAGCTTTTAACTTTGATTTTTTTGATATTCAGCAAATTGAAGTTTTACGTGGCCCCCAGGGAACTTTGTACGGAAGAAATGCAATGGGTGGGCTGATCAACATCATTTCGCGCCAGCCGAATGATGAACGCCTTACTGAAATTGCAACCGACTACGGTAATTACAACCAGCTGAATGCACAAATTTCTCACAATCAACCTATAAGTAAATCATTTGCCGTACTTGGAAACCTTGGGCTTCGACATAACGATGGCTTTTTTACCAACCAGTATGACAACAAAAAAGCTGATGAGCTCGACTCCTATTCAGGACGTTTAAAATTACTGTTTACTCCAGGCAGCCGCTTTAAAGCAACCGCAAATTTGCAGTACGAAGACAGCCACCAAAGTGGTTATCCCTACGCTATTTATAACGACGAAACCAACGAAGTTAGCGAAGTAAATTACAACCGTGAAAGTGGTTACGACCGTAAGCTTTTATCATCAGGTTTGAACCTGGCTTATGCTGCCGACAACTATCAAATCCGCGCTGTAAGCAGCTTCCAATCGGTAACCGACGAACAGGGAATTGATCAGGATTTTACCACCACCGATTTATACTTTGTAACGCAAGACCAGGATATCGATATGTTCTCGCAGGAGATAAATATCCAGTCGTATGAAAACGAAACTTACGAATGGCTTTTTGGCGCGTTTGCTTTTCACCAGGGGCTTGACAAAGAAGTACATCTCGAAATGGGAATCGATCAATTGGCGAACATGCCTTTCGACGAATATTCCTACACCAAATATTACGATAACAGCAATTCGGGCCTTGCCTTTTTCCACCAGTCAACGCTCAAATTCGGAGAGTTATCGCTAACCGCCGGAATTCGTGCCGATTACGAAAAAGCAACGCTCGACTATGTTTATGATCGTTCGTTAAACGGAAATCTAAAGAATGAGGAAGCTTTTGAAAGCGACATGGATTTCTTTGAAATTCTGCCGAAACTGGCTGTAAAATATAGCATTTCCGAATATTTAGTTCCCTATGCAACCATTGCCAAAGGGTATAACTCCGGAGGTTTTAACTCAACCTTTGAACGCGACGAAGACCGTTCGTTCGATCCTGAGCGCTCGTGGAACTATGAAGCCGGGATAAAAACAAAGTGGCTGAAACAGCGTATTTACGCTAACCTCGCCCTGTTTTATATCGATTGGGATAACCAGCAAATTTACCAAACCGTACCCAGCGGAACCGGGTCGATGCTAACTAACGCCGGAAAATCGGAAAGTAAAGGAGTAGAGTTTGAAATTAAAGCATTGCCTGCACAAAATCTTGAAACCTGGCTTGCCTTTGGTTACAACGATGCAAAATTTGTGGAATACGAAAAAAACGAAAACGAAATTTACAACGGAAACTACCTGCCTTACGTTCCCCGCTTCTCGTTTAACATGGGCGGAAACTATACAATTGCAGTTAATTCAAGCTGGCTTGAACAAATTCGCCTGCACCTGACTTATAATGGCTTTGGAAAACATTATTGGAAAGAAACGAATATTGCTTACCAGGATTATTACGGATTATTGAATTCACGTATCAGTTTCGATACAAAAAATATTCAGTTATCTTTCTGGGGAAAAAATATCCTTGATGCAGATTACAATTCGTTCTATTTTCAGGCCATTGGAAACTCGTATGCTCAATCGGGAAAACCGGCCACAATGGGTGTAAACGTGAAGGTAAACTTCTAA
- a CDS encoding amidohydrolase — translation MKLFKALILLFVMISCVKKEKVDLVVSGGLIYTVDEEFATAEAFAVKDGKVVAVGSSQDILDKYESDNMIDAEGKFIYPGFNDAHCHFNGYAINLLQYADLRGTKSQEEIYELLKEHHDKFGGEWILGRSWDQNDWEDKNFPDKTKLDELFPDTPVYLVRVDGHAGWCNTKALEMAGVTAKSKVNGGDVLLKNGEPTGILIDNAMGFVGKLIPEITAGQQEKGLLEAQNNCFAAGLTSVTDCGLDKATILLMDEMQNAGKLKMRVNAMLNPTKENFDYFVKKGEAYKTDRLLVNTIKIYADGALGSRGALLMDDYSDDEGNHGLQIETQDYYDMICQLAFDNNFVVATHAIGDGGNRLMLDTYGRFLKGKNDRRWRIEHSQIINPDDFKKFAAFSIVPSIQPTHCTSDMPWAEDRVGAERIKGAYAYQTLLQQMGWLPAGTDFPVENIYPLYTFYSAVFRTDHEGWPEGGWHKDEGLTREQTLRAMTSWAAKSSFEEDEKGALTPGMWADFVVLDTDLMKAEPKEVLNTKILSTWSAGEKVFEL, via the coding sequence ATGAAACTATTTAAGGCGTTAATTTTACTATTTGTGATGATATCGTGTGTAAAAAAAGAAAAAGTTGATTTGGTTGTCTCTGGAGGATTAATATATACCGTTGATGAGGAGTTTGCAACTGCTGAGGCATTTGCAGTAAAAGATGGGAAAGTTGTGGCTGTTGGTTCGTCACAGGACATTCTGGATAAATACGAGTCGGATAATATGATTGATGCCGAGGGGAAGTTTATTTACCCGGGATTTAACGATGCGCACTGTCATTTTAATGGTTATGCGATAAACCTGTTACAATATGCCGATTTACGCGGAACAAAAAGTCAGGAGGAGATTTACGAGCTGTTAAAAGAACACCACGATAAATTTGGTGGCGAATGGATTTTAGGGCGTAGCTGGGATCAGAACGATTGGGAAGACAAAAATTTTCCTGACAAAACAAAGCTGGATGAGTTATTCCCCGACACTCCGGTTTATCTCGTTCGGGTTGACGGACACGCTGGTTGGTGCAATACCAAAGCTTTGGAGATGGCTGGAGTAACCGCAAAATCGAAAGTGAACGGTGGAGATGTTTTGTTGAAAAACGGAGAACCTACAGGAATTCTGATCGATAATGCCATGGGATTTGTTGGAAAACTGATTCCTGAGATCACAGCCGGGCAGCAGGAAAAAGGTTTGCTGGAAGCACAGAACAACTGTTTTGCTGCAGGACTGACATCGGTTACCGATTGCGGGCTGGATAAAGCAACCATTTTACTAATGGATGAAATGCAAAATGCCGGCAAGCTAAAAATGCGGGTGAATGCTATGCTTAATCCTACGAAGGAGAATTTCGATTATTTTGTGAAAAAAGGGGAAGCTTACAAAACCGACCGTTTATTGGTGAATACCATAAAAATTTATGCCGATGGTGCCTTGGGATCAAGAGGAGCGTTGTTGATGGACGACTACTCGGATGATGAAGGAAACCATGGCTTGCAAATTGAAACACAGGATTATTACGATATGATTTGCCAGCTGGCTTTCGACAATAATTTTGTGGTTGCAACACATGCCATTGGTGATGGCGGGAATCGTTTAATGCTGGACACTTACGGCAGGTTTCTGAAAGGGAAGAACGACCGACGCTGGCGTATCGAACATTCGCAGATCATTAATCCTGATGATTTTAAAAAGTTTGCCGCATTTTCTATTGTTCCTTCCATTCAGCCAACGCATTGCACCAGCGATATGCCCTGGGCCGAAGACCGTGTTGGAGCTGAACGGATAAAAGGCGCTTATGCTTACCAAACCTTGCTGCAGCAGATGGGATGGTTGCCTGCCGGAACCGATTTCCCGGTAGAAAATATTTACCCGCTGTATACCTTTTATTCGGCGGTATTCCGTACCGATCATGAAGGTTGGCCAGAAGGTGGTTGGCACAAAGATGAAGGACTTACACGCGAACAAACGCTGCGTGCTATGACTAGTTGGGCTGCTAAATCATCGTTCGAGGAAGATGAAAAAGGAGCTTTAACCCCGGGAATGTGGGCCGACTTTGTGGTATTGGATACCGATTTGATGAAAGCGGAACCAAAAGAAGTTTTAAACACTAAAATACTAAGTACCTGGAGCGCCGGGGAAAAAGTATTTGAGTTGTAG